The sequence CCATCGCCTGGCAGAGACCGAAGATCAGACCGTCCTTGACGCCCAGCTCGCCCAGCGTCTTGCGCTCGCGGATCGCGCGGTGCCGGCCGCCCTCCTCGTCGCGGGCGGCCAGCCGGTCGGCGATACCGAGGACGATGCCCATCACGATGAGGGTGGTGGCCGTCAGCCGCAGGTCACGGGCCGGGCCCACGATCGCATCCTTGAACACGAGGCCGAGGACACCGATCGGGATCGACCCGACGATCACCAGCCAGCCCATCTTCGCGTCCTGCTCGGAACGCAGCGACCTGGTGTACAGGGAACGGAACCAGGTGGAGACGATCCGCGCGATGTCCTTGCGGAAGTAGATCAGCACGGCGGCCTCGGTGCCGATCTGGGTGATGGCGGTGAAGGCCGCTCCGGGATCGTGCCAGCCGGCGAACGCCGCGGTCAGCCGCAGGTGGGCGCTGGAGGAAATCGGGAGGAACTCCGTAAGCCCCTGGACGAGACCGAGGATTAGGGATTCGAACCAGCTCATGTCGGGGTGCGCTCGTCCTTGTGATCGTCGGGCAGTTCGCGTCCGATGCTAGGGCCCGTGCGAGGTGCCGCTGACCACAGGGGGGTGCTGGGGCATCAGTTCGTACGCCGTGACGGGTGTTCGAGGCGGTGCCAGGCGGTGCCGTTTGCGCCAGGCGACGGCTCCGCCGACCGCCATGGAGACGGCGATGAACCCGAACGAGGCCAGGAAGGCGGGCGATCCGGGGGAGGAGGAGCTGGCCCCCGCGATCACGTAGGCCGCGGTGTTCGGGATGACGCCCAGCCCGGTGGCGAGCAGGAAGGGGGACCAGCCGCAGCGCGAAACCGCCGCGCAGTAGTTGGCCACCACGAACGGCACCCCGGGGAAGAGTCGCGCTGCGAGCATCGAGCGGAAGCCGTGCCGGCTGAGCTGGCCGTCGGCCGCTGCCAGCCAGCGCCCGCGCAGGAACGGACGCAAAGCCTCCTGGCCCATGACCCGACCCAGACCGAAGGTGATGCCCGCGCCCAGTACCGAGCCGCCGACTGCCGCCACCAGGCCGAACTGGGTGCCGAAGAGGGCGCCCGCCGCCAGGTTCAGCAGGGGGCGCGGCACGAAGGCCGCCGTGCACACCCCGTACGCGGCCGCGAACAGCACCACCGCGGCACCGACCGGCAGCCCCGCCGGCCAGCCCTCCGAGAGGAGGCGCTGCGGCTCGAACAGCAGCACGCACCCCCCGGCTGCGACCAGCAGCACGACGAGCAGCGACAGCCGGGCGCGCGGCGCGAGGAGGAGGGACATTCCGGGAGGGTAACCGAGGTATGCGGCATCGCGCCGTAATCTGGGCCTCACCCGGGAGAACCCGGGGCGACGCCCGGGTCCGCGCGTGGTGACCGGGGTCACGCCCCGCCCCGCCCGCGCCACCCGACCCGCCCACCGCGCCCGCCGGACCCGTCGCCCGGCCGCGCGGCGCGCAAGAACCGCCGGGCGGACGGAAATTCGGTCGACGCGCCACGGACCGTCCGGCAGGATCAGGGGCATGTCCCGGTACGCCTTCCCCGCAGCGCCGTCCGCAGTCGCGGACGCGCCGAAGGCTGCCGCATTCGAGGGCGCACCCGCCTTCGCCGCATTCGGCGGCGCACGAAGCTGACCCTTCCCGGATCGTCCGGCGGACCCCGCAGGGGGAGGGTCGGTTCGGTTCAGGGGTCCCGTTCCAGCTTCGAGCAACGGGAAATCATCATGGCCAAGACGGCCTTCGTGCGGACCAAGCCGCACCTCAACATCGGCACCATGGGGCACGTCGACCACGGCAAGACCACCCTCACCGCCGCCATCACCAAGGTCCTCGCCGAGCGCGGCGGCGCC comes from Streptomyces sp. NBC_01408 and encodes:
- a CDS encoding undecaprenyl-diphosphate phosphatase, whose translation is MSWFESLILGLVQGLTEFLPISSSAHLRLTAAFAGWHDPGAAFTAITQIGTEAAVLIYFRKDIARIVSTWFRSLYTRSLRSEQDAKMGWLVIVGSIPIGVLGLVFKDAIVGPARDLRLTATTLIVMGIVLGIADRLAARDEEGGRHRAIRERKTLGELGVKDGLIFGLCQAMALIPGVSRSGATISGGLLLGFTREAAARYSFLLAIPAVLASGAFEIKDVVENPGHISWGPTIFATVIAFFVGYVVIAWFMKFISTKSFMPFVIYRILLGILLFVLIGTDVLSPHAGESGS
- a CDS encoding TVP38/TMEM64 family protein — encoded protein: MSLLLAPRARLSLLVVLLVAAGGCVLLFEPQRLLSEGWPAGLPVGAAVVLFAAAYGVCTAAFVPRPLLNLAAGALFGTQFGLVAAVGGSVLGAGITFGLGRVMGQEALRPFLRGRWLAAADGQLSRHGFRSMLAARLFPGVPFVVANYCAAVSRCGWSPFLLATGLGVIPNTAAYVIAGASSSSPGSPAFLASFGFIAVSMAVGGAVAWRKRHRLAPPRTPVTAYELMPQHPPVVSGTSHGP